CGTGGGCGTGGATCCTCGTGGTGGACGTGGTCGTCGCCGCCGGTGTGGCACAACTGGTTATCATGAAAACGGTTGCCTCCGTGTCGGCGACGATAACCGGTATCGACGCCCGAATCTGGGGTGTGATCTGGGCCGTCATCCTTCTCGCCGGGCTTGCTGGGCGTGGCTACCGCTTCCTCGAACTCGCGGCGAAGGCGCTCGTCGCCGCTGTTGTCCTCGCATTCGTCGCCTCGGCGTTTATCGTCCCCATCGACGCCGGAAGCGCAGTTCAGGGACTGATCCCGACACTCCCGTCCAACGGTGCCCTCGTCGCCGCGGGCATCCTCGGCGGCGCGGTTCATATTACGCTGATCACGATGCACTCGTACACGATGCGAGCGCGCGGGTGGGACGAATCCGACTACGGTCTCGCCACGTTCGACGTGATAGCCTCGATGCTCGTCGCGTTCGGGATCTACAGCATCTCGATATTCCTCGTCGCTGCCAGCGTCCTCTCGGATCCGAACCTGACGACGGTCGGGGCCGCCCAAGCCCTCGGTCCACTCGTCGGACCAAATGCGAAGTGGTTGTTCCTCCTCGGACTGGGCGGTGCGGCGGTTTCGACGCTCGGTGGGAACACTATCGTTCCGCCGTTCGTCGTCGCGGACAAACTCGGCTGGGGGACGACCGTCGAGGACTCCCGTTACCGCGCGCTGCTCGCTGCGTTCGCCCTTCTCTCCGCACCCGGTGCGTTCATCGGAGGGCAGGTCATCGGACAACTCGTCCTCGTTCTTGCACTCGGGACGGTTGGAACGCCGTTCGCTATCGCTGTGGTGCTGTACCTTCTGAACTCCGAGGCAGTCCCGAAGTCGAACGCGACGCTCGCAAACGCCGGTGGCGTCGGCATCTTGCTCGTCTCGGGCGCACTCGCCGCAAACTTCGTCCGGGGACAGATCGCCGGTGGTGTCGAACTCCTGTCGGGGGCGGTTCTGGCGTTCGCCGTTATTCTCGGCGTCGCAATCGTCGTTCTCCTCGGAAAGTACGTCCGCGAAGAGGTGTCGGTCGCCTGACGGCGTCGGGATAAATGGTGTGAAGTACCACTGCGCATAAGACTCACAAGGAGGGACGCGCTACATACGAACGATGTATCGAGTACTCATCCAGACCGGGAGCATCGAGTGCGACGAGTACACGCACACGGACTACGGGATCGAACTGTACGATGAGGATCAGTTCGTCGCATTCGTGCCGTACGAAAACCTGCTGGCGGTCGTAGATGAGACGACGAAGTCGGCCGAAGATCGCGCGATACTGTGATCGCTCACTCGGGAGTATATCCCTCAATCCCGGTTTCACGCAGATACTCCTCCAGAAGCGTCGGGAACCGGCCGCCCCGTACGTACCGAAGTCCGAACTCGTCGGCCCACGAGATGATTCCTCGGTCCTCCGTCACCACACCCGCGTTCAACTCGCGAGCGAGGACGAGCAGGTCAAAATCCTCGCGAGAGTCGAGAACGCCCCGCCGAAGCGCCCGACGATACTTGTCTCGCATCTTCGAGAGAACGCGGTCGGCCTCCGTCATGTACGCCTCGGTCCCGTCTTCGCCAGTTGTAGCAGCGAGATTCTCCGGATCGAGTTGTTCGACCTCTCGAATCGCCTCCTCAGAGACGCGCAGGCCCCGGTCAACCCGGTCGCTCATCTCGTCTACGAAGTTGTAGACGATGTTTGCGGGGATAGTGACGCCGTAGCGGTCCGGACTCTTTCTGACCACCCACGTATCGAGTTTCGTGAACACCTCCTCTCCGACTTCCCTGTCACGCAACATCGCTGCGAGTTCGTCGTGGATGGACGGCGGCATATGACAGGAGATGTTGAGTTCCAGTCGTGCCATAGCCACGAGTTCCAGCAGGTGGAGTACGGCCTCCTCCAGTGATTCGTCCTCCCGACGAATCTCTTCGGTGATGAACAACGAAGTGTCGAGGACGAACTGTTGACGCGGGAGTTCACTGGACATACGTCGTACTTCGTGACCAACCCATAAAGGCATCATCCCGATACTCCGGACTGACAAAGCGAAACGTCGGATTCGCCCTCGTCCTTTTGACTCACAAGAGCCTCAGTTACAGCATGGACGACCGTGAATACTTCGAGCGGCTAGAGTCCACCGCGGAGACGCCCGACGAGCTGTTCGAACATTTCAGCCGGCGTTCAATCGACGGTCGGACGTACTACGTACTGTCCGACGCGCGTCACGGGGTCGAACGCGGGACCGTCGTCGTCGAAGCGGCCGACGCCGTCGTCCGAGGGTATCCAAGCATCCCGCGCGTGTTAGTACTCGATAGCGGCGTCGCCGCCTTCTTCGATGACGATCAGACGGTCGTCGCAGAAGAGAAGCTAAACGGGTTCAACGTCCGTATCGCCGATGTCGGAGAGCCGCTCGCGTTCACCAAAGGCGGGCACGTCTGTCCGTACACGACGTCACGTGTCCGCGACCTCCTCGATCTGTCGTCGTTCTTCGCCGACTACCCCAAGATGATGCTGTGTGCCGAACTCATCGGCCCGGAGACACCCTACACGACGCACGACTACGAGGGTATCGACTCGAACGCAGTCCGAGTGTTCGGGATCCGCAACCGCGCGACCGGCGAACCACTCCCGGTCGAATCACGGCGTGATCTCTGCGACGAGTACGGTTTTCCCCAACCACGCCTATTTGGGTGGTACAGTCAGGGAGCGGTCGTCGAGGGAGTACGGGAAGCTATCTCGGAACTCGATGACGCCGGACGGGAGGGTGTGGTGATGAAATCCGCTGACGGAACGGAGATGGTCAAGTACACGACCGAATCTCACCATCACGACGAACTCGTCTACGCGTTCTCGCTTCCGTTCGACCGCGGCCGCGACTTCTTTTTCTCGCGCGTCATCCGAGAAGCCTTTCAGGCGGTGGAATTCGACGAAGACGACGAGCGGTTGCGAGACAGGGCGCACGACCTCGGTGAATCGGTGCTGCTTCCCGCAGTCGAGACGATACGCGAGGTTCAAGCAGGTAAAACCGCCGGTGAGCGCCACACTGTTCGGGGTGACTCAGAGAGCATCGATGCGCTCCTCGATCATCTGCGCAACCACTCCTTGACGGTCGAAATCGAATCGGACCGCCGCGAGGACGGAGAACGGATTGTCGAGTTCGTGAAAGTCGCGGAATCAACGATGGGACGCACGCAGTACTATCTCGACGGTGGAACGTACAACGAGTAAAGACGTACCGCCTGTCGGAGTTTCTGGACTGAAACCGACGCTCGTAGTTCGTCTCCGAGATGGACTTGCCGCGGTCGAGAACACCACTGTTTTAGCCAGTTTATGACAACAATAGGTGGTGTTTTTGAAAGATGATATATTTGTTATATATTTATGAAGAAAGGATAGAATAGTGGTGTTATAGGACCTAATATGCGCTTTCTACCCAATTTACTCTGAAAATAAAATAGACAGATGGGATATGAGTTAACCAAGGATCGTATAGATTTGACTGTTCTGTTACGATTAGGCCGCAAACCATGTGAACCTTACTCATATTCTCGGCTACCCAGAAGTACAACTCTGTTATTTGCGCGCGACGGTCGCCATCTCACCTGTGGAGAGATGACTGTATCAGACCTGATGCGGAAGAACGTAGTAACGGCTACTCCAGACACTGCAGCAAGCGAACTTGCTCAGCAGATGCGCGACGAGAACGTCGGGAGCGTCGTCGTCGAAGCGGATAACCGTCCGGCGGGAATCGTCACCGACCGGGATCTCGCAGTTGGTCCGTTCGCCGAGAGCGCCGATCCTGAGACAGTGACGGCGGAAGACGTGATGACATCGGACCTCACAACCGTCACGACAGACACCGGTGTCATGGAACTATGTGACGAACTGTGCGAGGCGAGCGTCCGGCGGATGCCAGTCGTAGACGGCGACGGGACGCTGGCAGGTATCGTCACGCTTGACGACTTGCACGTCCTCTTCGCCAGAGAGCAACAGAATCTGACTGACGTTATCGAAGCCGAATCACCGCCGTACTGAAGTGGTGATTCGGACGACTGTTAGAATCTCACTCAGTGTGGTTACACGTCAAGGTCCGAGTCTTACCCAGTACAGTGGTCAATCGCTTGACGGACTGCTTCCGTCCGCCCAATAAACGTCAGGTGGTCACCTCGCTCAATCGTGTCCTCTGGGTGCGGGAGCTGATTGGTCTCATCCCGACTCAGTAATGCGAGATGGCAGTCCTCCGGAAGTTCAGCCATAAGTTCCGAAATTGTCTCGCCGACAATCGCGACGTTCGTGACTTCGATCTCTTGAACATCGCCGGTTCGGCCCAGTTCAGTCATCCAGCGAGAAATCGCCGGGCGCTCAATTACGTTATCCATCGACCACGCAACCGACATACCCGTCGAAATCGGCTCGATATCGAGGTCCTCGAACGCATCAATATTACCCGGCTGATTCACGCGGGCAACGACGCGCTCTACTCCGAACGTGTTCTTTGCGAGTTGGGCGACCAGCAGGTTCACGTCATCGGTACCGGTCGCGGCCGCCACGACCCTCGCGTTATTGGCACCTGCTGACTCTAATACCTCCTGCTGAGTCCCGTCGCCGTGCCGAACGGAAAACCCGTCCGCTCTGAGGGTTTCGACGGTTTGATCATCGTTGTCGATGATCAGAACCTCTTCATCGCGTTCCTCAAGCCGTTCGGTCAAGGCTTGTCCGACGCGCCCGCCACCGATGATGAGTGTCCGCATTGGAATCACGTCCAGCGCTTGGGCGATATGACGAGCTAAGCCCCCTTCAAAGACAACGGTCGAAACGATCACT
This genomic stretch from Halogeometricum borinquense DSM 11551 harbors:
- a CDS encoding RNA ligase partner protein; the protein is MSSELPRQQFVLDTSLFITEEIRREDESLEEAVLHLLELVAMARLELNISCHMPPSIHDELAAMLRDREVGEEVFTKLDTWVVRKSPDRYGVTIPANIVYNFVDEMSDRVDRGLRVSEEAIREVEQLDPENLAATTGEDGTEAYMTEADRVLSKMRDKYRRALRRGVLDSREDFDLLVLARELNAGVVTEDRGIISWADEFGLRYVRGGRFPTLLEEYLRETGIEGYTPE
- a CDS encoding CBS domain-containing protein produces the protein MTVSDLMRKNVVTATPDTAASELAQQMRDENVGSVVVEADNRPAGIVTDRDLAVGPFAESADPETVTAEDVMTSDLTTVTTDTGVMELCDELCEASVRRMPVVDGDGTLAGIVTLDDLHVLFAREQQNLTDVIEAESPPY
- a CDS encoding NRAMP family divalent metal transporter: MSEMTGETGVQSGTARGYLSEMGPSWVAGAIAAGPASMASLITAGAGFGYSLLWVVLLSAVAGTVAQYLAMRLGLLSGQGIVTLVESYLGESWAWILVVDVVVAAGVAQLVIMKTVASVSATITGIDARIWGVIWAVILLAGLAGRGYRFLELAAKALVAAVVLAFVASAFIVPIDAGSAVQGLIPTLPSNGALVAAGILGGAVHITLITMHSYTMRARGWDESDYGLATFDVIASMLVAFGIYSISIFLVAASVLSDPNLTTVGAAQALGPLVGPNAKWLFLLGLGGAAVSTLGGNTIVPPFVVADKLGWGTTVEDSRYRALLAAFALLSAPGAFIGGQVIGQLVLVLALGTVGTPFAIAVVLYLLNSEAVPKSNATLANAGGVGILLVSGALAANFVRGQIAGGVELLSGAVLAFAVILGVAIVVLLGKYVREEVSVA
- a CDS encoding RNA ligase; translation: MDDREYFERLESTAETPDELFEHFSRRSIDGRTYYVLSDARHGVERGTVVVEAADAVVRGYPSIPRVLVLDSGVAAFFDDDQTVVAEEKLNGFNVRIADVGEPLAFTKGGHVCPYTTSRVRDLLDLSSFFADYPKMMLCAELIGPETPYTTHDYEGIDSNAVRVFGIRNRATGEPLPVESRRDLCDEYGFPQPRLFGWYSQGAVVEGVREAISELDDAGREGVVMKSADGTEMVKYTTESHHHDELVYAFSLPFDRGRDFFFSRVIREAFQAVEFDEDDERLRDRAHDLGESVLLPAVETIREVQAGKTAGERHTVRGDSESIDALLDHLRNHSLTVEIESDRREDGERIVEFVKVAESTMGRTQYYLDGGTYNE